Proteins from a single region of Nomia melanderi isolate GNS246 chromosome 11, iyNomMela1, whole genome shotgun sequence:
- the LOC116430582 gene encoding uncharacterized protein LOC116430582, whose product MFFFSLFSFCPRSNLSLPTCSASRVYKLGPILQRKASRTLIRTLPTHKYTRRPRHTQEFVITGGRSVTSGYLKYLSNKRGRYRQSFAASIRLMTVSDNADRGCMSFRATRHQNRRSRGAVSARLPDTITTGVEKTRKIITKQEVAELLFEICIGCRKMAAIPQGAFAVCKVRRNLERNSVITPIDEKEKAGKEIMFNMRPSQEGRELTPMKYSSKLMNSIWGLYNRYSVHNFKKNTDGNDRVYGSFVAVWGTVFESHSPAANTVAAAAVAKNNS is encoded by the exons atgttttttttttcgttgttCTCGTTTTGTCCGCGGTCGAATCTCTCTCTCCCCACTTGTTCTGCCAGCCGAGTTTATAAATTAGGTCCAATATTGCAACGTAAAGCCAGTAGAACGCTTATACGAACGCTGCCTACGCACAAATATACGCGACGCCCACGCCATACGCAAGAATTTGTGATTACAGGGGGAAGAAGTGTAACTTCtgggtatttaaaatatttatccaaTAAAAGGGGAAGATACCGACAGAGTTTCGCTGCCTCAATTCGTTTGATGACAGTTTCGGACAACGCTGATCGGGGCTGTATGAGTTTTCGAGCAACCAGACACCAAAATCGGAGATCGAGAGGGGCCGTTAGTGCTCGACTTCCGGATACTATCACGACCGGCGTCGAAAAGACGAGAAAGATCATCACTAAACAGGAAGTCGCCGAATTGCTCTTCGAAATCTGCATTG GCTGTAGAAAGATGGCCGCTATTCCGCAGGGTGCATTTGCAGTGTGCAAAGTCCGCCGCAATCTTGAACGCAATTCTGTGATAACGCCCATAGATGAGAAAGAGAAGGCTGGCAAAGAAATCATGTTCAACATGAGACCCTCTCAGGAAG GTAGAGAGCTGACACCGATGAAATACAGTAGCAAATTGATGAACAGCATCTGGGGACTTTACAATCGTTACTCAGTCCACAACTTTAAGAAGAACACCGATGGCAATGACAGGGTGTACGGGTCGTTCGTGGCGGTTTGGGGAACGGTCTTCGAGAGCCATTCGCCCGCCGCGAACACGGTGGCCGCAGCTGCGGTCGCCAAAAACAACTCTTAA
- the LOC116430557 gene encoding enoyl-CoA hydratase domain-containing protein 3, mitochondrial, giving the protein MKFIKRSVFTYFQTGRYITRTFPINRMLSTEEKCLDVSENNGVKTITLNHPATRNSLSMNMLKSLLENIKNSENDKNLRSIIIRAAPGNIFSAGHNLKELTANNEKQHKEIFETCSELMKSISQNPVPVIAAVDGLATAAGCQLVAACDVAICTERSSFGTPGANLGIFCSTPGIPLVRNVPRKTAMYMLFTGFTISGTEAYEVGLVSKVVPHDKLEEELNKITMAINSKSRSVIHIGKTFLYEQMDLDIITAYFLGSEKMVNNLKMKDAQEGIKSFIEKRKPVWSHGYEKD; this is encoded by the exons ATGAAATTCATAAAGAGAagtgtatttacatattttcag ACGGGACGATATATTACGAGGACATTTCCTATTAATAGAATGTTGTCCaccgaagaaaaatgtttagatGTGTCTGAAAACAATGGT gtGAAGACAATAACTTTAAATCATCCTGCAACGCGTAATTCTTTGTCTATGAATATGTTAAAGTCtcttttggaaaatattaaaaacagtgaaaatgataaaaatctCAGGTCCATTATTATCAGGGCTGCTCCAGGAAACATATTTTCGGCTGGGCATAACTTAAAAGAATTG ACTGCTAACAATGAAAAGCAACATAAGGAAATCTTTGAAACATGCTCGGAATTGATGAAATCAATTAGTCAGAATCCAGTACCTGTAATTGCTGCTGTTGATGGTTTGGCTACTGCAGCTGGTTGCCAACTGGTTGCTGCATGTGATGTTGCTATTTGCACTGAAAGGAGTTCATTTGGTACACCTGG tgcAAATCTCGGAATATTTTGTTCTACTCCAGGCATTCCGTTGGTTCGAAATGTACCCAGAAAAACTGCAATGTATATGCTTTTCACAGGTTTTACTATTAGTGGAACAGAAGCATATGAAGTAGGTCTTGTGAGCAAAGTAGTGCCACATGATAAATTGG AAGAAGAACTTAATAAAATTACCATGGCCATAAATTCAAAAAGTCGCTCAGTGATACATATTGGAAAAACGTTTTTATATGAACAAATGGACTTAGATATAATAACTGCATATTTCTTGGGAAGTGAGAAAAtggttaataatttgaaaatgaaggATGCTCAAGAAGGAATTAAGAGCTTTATTGAGAAAAGGAAGCCTGTTTGGAGTCATGGTTACGAGaaagattaa
- the LOC116430548 gene encoding cytochrome c oxidase subunit 6A1, mitochondrial, with amino-acid sequence MSRIRNLGQFGQMFTRNLVTVKTVEQLSHRPSEGTLKLWRFMTLFVGAPCLVLCMINCYINSLNEHHERPPPLEMPYLKIMRKPFPWGDGKHSLFHNPKTNWIPGVGYEE; translated from the exons ATGTCAAGAATACGAAATTTAGGCCAATTTGGCCAAATGTTTACTAGAAACCTAGTAACCGTGAAAACCGTAGAACAACTTTCTCATCGTCCCAGTGAAG GTACTCTTAAATTGTGGAGATTTATGACTTTGTTTGTCGGTGCACCGTGTCTGGTCCTTTGTATGATTAATTGTTACATAAACAGCCTTAACGAACACCATGAAAGGCCACCACCTCTTGAAATGCcctatttaaaaattatgagaaag CCTTTCCCATGGGGAGATGGTAAACATTCACTTTTCCATAATCCTAAAACAAATTGGATACCTGGTGTTGGATATGAAGAATAA
- the LOC116430539 gene encoding uncharacterized protein LOC116430539: NSQSAIVPGKQQFKIRQPDCCVFNSLNTLCHGIVESLTHSLPRIQKGFPPKTLGICRRCRHLLYKLKTELQNHGLSQKQVQRGLIQLAKKPRVVLEGEPIARRCGSKQVFLNDNEEKSMEVAISCKTDTAVLQHQSEPMPEYVQKSDTMKIDTENKYKQNENEESIKSCKTDLTQGSFVTNRNNKSGINMQSAPHSSDKTSKQLDLINAVKSSRIYTSESKDFSVNVTTDITFKLQNYLNNETSFSNRKSNEIKNLVLDIKSDVNCVAHETSSLIFHESDENLNNLGIQDKKNHRKINSSSYYDKQNTNFTKLNINKKLEAVEGDTNTKAHPILVKMKHSLQENYESKTIIDTIPKKDYNECSDIKAGNTQVNLHKRRSYETISVDSQQKRKKIHALTDKPETISRNKKKKLIKFRKYFGECLSISEDEQEQGILQTSFKRRKKKFSVDSCDSGVCINEKNVAFNYEESLRDIQTTVPDSIIMQEEFKEDMYKKAFVETDASNTLQEDNSRNENIKSTDQFKDVMNIINTSESSAQLENSTNTIERESSKSESRTQFENATNVIESESSKSESSTQLQNVTNLIESESSKSESSTQLQNVTNIIESESSKSESSTQLQNVTNIIESEYSKSKSKMQLENATDIIEPESSKSESRAQLENATNIIEPESSKSESRAQLESATNVIESESSKSKNSTCKVNNIQLDENVVNTESVTINNVTQSAEMHVSLVPCSISESKSEECNAETVGTTCLSDFQKSDLNNHDLNEILQMNFNGCQITSDGNVLSIQEDITENIVKKYMNLSNNENSTSKLFTAKVSNSNKDKESIGSILSAVTENSETVTSFDTRKDIETVSINNTMCNTLENINETALQEPQLKIPSNQVHQARLRVLSSSELGSRWCPTPVNCSLPSNTKVSSNNHFESVTTTSPLLSTLLSETVPAIYASAFIVPTSVPVSTSTLIETSILFNNTTKSNLDPKISSFVHFTLLKIYGIIRRIRISVQNISSKYDELLCSKFKELKKILKCKDDVSLIRDIIVALNRKLFEMKPLNLQELFHYTPSLETLYMKSIYNKSVNPNEHQQNVTCYLNEAPTITKKPTLHKNILCSTTPMQTNFQNINHMSARQQQSTLNLNQASVNMKPKHPQTLQENVLLQKNNIIPNNTTADCNMKSPLNMQHTNYKQRTQKPFGQQKTSHVYMAKQKSVSNVNASQSISRQQQVPNSFMNGNQPRQYPYMPTVNTYANQQYIPNVAYTPEANTFYTAGPMPVPNCPVQQNMNPANIIQQQNVNIPYNKQYQNINFTHTIPLQNINSVNQQFQTTLHRPPVYNVTHGTSQTQFMSQISQNTPINNYISQTPQTGFGSVICQPTLKSAQQNEQMYQQIPLQTQIKVPSNFLSVQKVSPASSYSEKSIKSTTIENSKDCTTKAGNITQISLESMTKHFSILKCLSNIQKIMLLRQLNIYFGCTTWLEQEFSQENWQRIQSDRTLLLNFHTLLKHNVDKIMKDLQNKHQLNMSRKDSFTYTMTTDDPKEVRIAQESGVHCEVDTSNVNQVQSKATNCTPQQNLNVTIVEKQSVGEQETMNTSENIQLTEGSQIKVLLNSPSVQNVVSPPSSCLEKNISSTVIEHSKDCATKTANITQVSLESMTKCNNDPMPESSKTKTTLKYTENCSNEIGKDLQNITKERTLNESEKVLENISCAIEKDELITLGLEESNIDMLQQNPHLVTVKISSDSDYVTVVDYISAQESTSMSKTEIIKDYERLQNEELNTLPVKDTTPKTAPVFTSPDINTEHSNDSDSDIFIVEENSVTCIMDVRSISLEAFEKIEIGNNKSTIVEGNIEEEEIKVCLYCSKPSSVVCSICLEAKYCSKECSGLHWQEHYKTCKPVQKSMYL, from the exons AACAGTCAGTCTGCCATAGTACCCGGAAAGCAACAG TTCAAGATAAGGCAGCCGGACTGCTGCGTGTTCAACTCTTTAAATACGCTGTGCCACGGGATAGTAGAGTCCTTGACACATTCTTTACCACGGATACAGAAAGGGTTCCCGCCGAAAACGTTAGGGATTTGTAGGAGGTGCAGACATTTGTTGTACAAg TTGAAGACGGAGCTTCAGAACCATGGACTCTCCCAGAAACAGGTGCAACGAGGTTTGATTCAATTGGCGAAGAAACCGCGCGTGGTTCTCGAGGGGGAGCCAATCGCGAGGAGGTGCGG ATCAAAACAGGTATTCTTAAATGACAATGAGGAAAAGTCCATGGAAGTTGCCATCAGCTGCAAAACTGATACTGCAGTTCTCCAACATCAATCAGAACCAATGCCTGAATATGTACAGAAATCAGATACAATGAAAATTGATACCGAGAATAAGtacaaacaaaatgaaaatgaggAAAGTATAAAGTCATGTAAAACAGATTTAACACAAGGATCATTTGTGacaaatagaaacaataaatcTGGAATTAACATGCAGTCAGCACCACATTCTTCTGATAAAACTTCAAAACAATTAGATTTGATTAATGCTGTAAAATCTAGTAGAATCTATACATCAGAAAGTAAGGATTTCTCTGTAAATGTGACTACAGATATCACATTTAAAttgcaaaactatttaaataatgaaacatcattttcaaataggaaatctaatgaaattaaaaatttagttcTAGATATTAAAAGTGATGTTAATTGTGTAGCACATGAAACTTCTAgcttaatatttcatgaaagtgatgaaaatttaaacaatttaggaATTCAGGATAAGAAaaatcatagaaaaataaattctagTTCTTATTATGATAAACAGAATACAAATTtcactaaattaaatattaataaaaaattggaagCTGTTGAAGGAGATACAAACACTAAGGCACATCCCATACttgttaaaatgaaacattctctgcaagaaaattatgaaagtaAAACAATAATAGATACTATTCCAAAGAAAGATTATAATGAATGTAGTGATATTAAAGCAGGAAATACACaagtaaatttgcataaaagaaGATCATATGAAACAATCAGTGTAGATTCTcagcaaaaaagaaaaaaaatacatgCACTAACAGATAAACCTGAAACAATTAGTagaaataagaagaagaaactaataaaatttcgaaaatattttggCGAATGTTTATCTATTAGTGAAGATGAACAAGAACAAGGTATTTTGCAGACGAgttttaaaagaagaaagaaaaaattctcTGTTGATTCTTGTGATTCTGGAGTGTGtatcaatgaaaaaaatgtagcTTTTAATTATGAAGAAAGTTTAAGAGACATTCAAACAACTGTACCTGACTCAATAATAATGCAAGAAGAATTTAAAGAAGATATGTACAAAAAGGCTTTTGTAGAAACTGATGCAAGTAATACATTACAAGAAGATAACAGtaggaatgaaaatattaaaagtactgATCAATTTAAAGATGTAATGAACATTATTAATACATCAGAAAGTAGTGCACAACTTGAGAATTCAACAAATACTATTGAACGTGAATCCAGTAAATCAGAGAGTAGAACACAATTTGAAAATGCAACAAATGTTATTGAATCTGAATCCAGTAAATCAGAAAGTAGTACACAACTTCAAAATGTAACAAATCTTATTGAATCTGAATCCAGTAAATCAGAAAGTAGTACACAACTTCAAAATGTAACGAATATTATTGAATCTGAATCCAGTAAATCAGAAAGTAGTACACAACTTCAAAATGTAACGAATATTATTGAATCTGAATACAGTAAATCAAAAAGTAAAATGCAACTTGAAAATGCAACAGATATCATTGAACCTGAATCCAGTAAATCAGAGAGTAGAGCACAACTTGAAAATGCAACAAATATTATCGAACCTGAATCCAGTAAATCAGAAAGTAGAGCACAACTTGAAAGTGCTACAAATGTTATTGAATCTGAATCCAGTAAATCAAAAAATAGTACatgtaaagtaaataatatccAACTGGATGAGAATGTAGTGAATACAGAAAGTGTTACCATAAATAATGTAACACAAAGTGCAGAAATGCACGTAAGTTTAGTACCTTGTAGTATTTCAGAATCAAAAAGTGAAGAATGTAATGCAGAAACAGTTGGAACTACATGTCTTTCAGATTTTCAAAAAAGTGATTTAAATAACCAtgatttgaatgaaattctaCAAATGAACTTTAATGGTTGTCAAATTACTTCAGATGGAAATGTTCTAAGTATTCAAGAAGatattactgaaaatattgttaagaaatatatgaatttaTCTAATAACGAAAACTCAACTTCGAAATTGTTTACTGCAAAAGTATCAAATAGTAATAAGGATAAAGAAAGTATCGGGTCAATATTAAGTGCAGTTACAGAAAATAGTGAAACAGTGACATCTTTTGACACAAGAAAGGATATTGAGACTGTGTCAATAAATAATACCATGTGCAATACATTAGAAAACATAAATGAAACTGCATTACAGGAACCTCAATTAAAGATTCCATCTAACCAAGTTCATCAAGCTAGACTAAGAGTATTATCAAGTTCTGAACTTGGTTCTAGGTGGTGCCCTACACCCGTAAATTGTTCTCTTCCTTCTAATACGAAAGTATCATCAAATAATCATTTTGAATCGGTTACAACTACTTCACCGTTATTATCTACATTACTATCAGAAACAGTACCTGCAATATATGCATCTGCATTTATCGTTCCCACATCAGTTCCTGTATCTACGTCAACTTTGATTGAAACATCCATACTTTTCAATAATACAACAAAAAGTAATTTGGACCCAAAGATTTCAAGTTTTGTACACTTCACTTTATTGAAGATATATGGTATAATTCGACGCATACGTATTTCTGTACAGAACATCAGTTCGAAATATGATGAGTTACTGTGttcaaaatttaaagaattaaaaaagataCTGAAGTGCAAGGATGATGTGTCTCTTATTCGTGATATTATAGTGGCACTTAATAGAAAACTGTTTGAAATGAAACCACTGAACTTACaggaattatttcattatacacCATCATTAGAAACTTTATATatgaaaagtatatataataaaagtgtTAATCCTAATGAACATCAACAAAATGTCACATGCTATCTAAACGAAGCACCAACTATTACGAAGAAACCAACATTACATAAAAACATACTTTGCAGTACTACACCTATGCAGACAAACTTTCAAAACATAAATCACATGAGCGCTAGGCAACAGCAAAGTACTTTAAATTTGAATCAAGCATCTGTAAATATGAAACCTAAACATCCGCAAACTCTTCAGGAGAATGTtctgctacaaaagaataatattattccaaATAATACAACAGCAGATTGTAATATGAAGTCACCATTAAATATGCAACATACGAATTACAAACAAAGAACACAAAAACCATTTGGACAGCAGAAAACGTCACATGTATATATGGCTAAGCAGAAATCAGTATCAAATGTAAATGCATCTCAGAGTATTTCTAGGCAACAGCAAGTACCAAATTCATTTATGAATGGTAATCAACCAAGACAATATCCTTACATGCCAACAGTCAATACATATGCCAATCAACAGTATATTCCAAATGTTGCTTATACGCCTGAAGCAAACACATTTTACACTGCAGGTCCAATGCCTGTACCAAACTGTCCTGTTCAACAAAATATGAATCCAGCTAATATTATTCAGCAACAAAATGTTAATATACCATACAACaagcaatatcaaaatattaatttcacgcATACAATTCCATTACAAAACATTAATTCTGTAAATCAACAGTTTCAAACAACTTTGCATAGACCACCAGTATACAATGTAACACATGGCACTTCCCAAACACAATTTATGTCACAAATATCTCAAAATACACcaatcaataattatatatcaCAGACTCCGCAAACAGGATTTGGATCAGTTATATGTCAACCAACATTAAAAAGTGCACAACAGAATGAGCAAATGTATCAACAGATACCTCTGCAAACACAAATTAAAGTTCCCTCAAATTTTCTATCAGTGCAAAAAGTATCACCAGCTTCTTCATACTcagaaaaaagtataaaatctacaactatagaaaattcaaaGGACTGTACAACAAAAGCAGGTAATATAACACAAATATCATTAGAATCAATGACAAAACATTTCAGTATATTGAAGTGTCTTTctaatattcaaaaaattatgctGCTGagacaattaaatatttattttggcTGCACCACATGGTTAGAACAAGAATTTTCACAAGAAAACTGGCAAAGAATTCAATCTGACAGAACACTATTACTTAATTTTCATACGCTTTTAAAACATAATGTGGATAAGATTATGAAGGATCTACAAAACAAACATCAGCTAAATATGTCTAGAAAAGATTCGTTTACATATACTATGACAACTGATGATCCAAAGGAGGTACGAATTGCTCAAGAGAGTGGAGTGCATTGCGAAGTAGATACTTCAAATGTTAATCAAGTACAAAGTAAAGCAACTAATTGTACACCacaacaaaatttaaatgtcaCAATAGTAGAAAAACAATCTGTAGGGGAACAGGAAACAATGAATACTTCAGAAAATATACAATTGACTGAAGGATCACAGATAAAAGTTCTCCTGAATTCTCCATCAGTACAAAACGTAGTATCACCACCTTCTTCAtgtttagaaaaaaatataagttcTACAGTTATAGAACATTCAAAGGACTGTGCAACAAAAACAGCTAATATAACACAAGTATCATTAGAATCAATGACAAAGTGTAACAATGACCCTATGCCTGAATCATCAAAAACCAAGACAACATTGAAATATACTGAAAATTGTTCAAATGAGATAGGAAAGGACTTGCAGAATATCACAAAGGAAAGAACTTTAAATGAATCAGAAAAAgtacttgaaaatatttcttgtgCAATTGAAAAAGACGAATTAATTACATTAGGTTTAGAAGAATCTAATATAGACATGTTACAGCAAAATCCTCATCTAGTTACTGTAAAAATTTCTTCTGATAGTGATTATGTGACAGTTGTGGATTATATTAGTGCTCAGGAATCTACAAGTATGTCAAAGactgaaataataaaagattatgaacggttacaaaatgaagaattaaataCATTACCTGTAAAAGACACTACACCTAAAACTGCACCAGTATTTACAAGTCCAGACATTAATACTGAACATTCTAATGATTCAGATagtgatatttttatagtagaAGAAAATTCTGTTACTTGTATTATGGATGTTAGAAGTATTTCACTTGAAGCATTTGAGAAAATAGAAATAGGTAATAATAAATCTACAATTGTAGAAGGAAATATTGAAGAGGAAGAAATTAAAGTATGTTTATATTGCAGTAAACCCAGTAGTGTAGTATGTTCAATCTGTTTAGAAGCTAAATACTGTTCAAAAGAATGTTCAGGGTTGCATTGGCAAGAACACTATAAAACTTGTAAACCTGTACAAAAAAGTATGTATTTATag